The Fragaria vesca subsp. vesca linkage group LG2, FraVesHawaii_1.0, whole genome shotgun sequence genome includes a window with the following:
- the LOC101292571 gene encoding 50S ribosomal protein L31, chloroplastic-like yields MALSLTNAFLQGHSRPAILPPKKVPNVVVGSGSFRPVVTCRKKEIHPEFYEDAKVYCKGELVMTTGGTQKEYVVDVWSGNHPFYLGNRSGLLVDDDQVEKFRKKYGGLTEIMEIPVLKGEIVLPSRKKGASKGKKK; encoded by the exons ATGGCGCTCAGTTTAACCAACGCCTTCCTCCAAGGACATTCCCGCCCGGCAATCCTCCCTCCCAAGAAG GTCCCCAACGTCGTTGTTGGGTCCGGGAGTTTCCGGCCGGTGGTGACGTGCCGGAAGAAGGAAATACACCCGGAGTTCTACGAGGACGCCAAAGTGTACTGCAAAGGAGAACTGGTGATGACCACAGGTGGGACCCAGAAGGAGTACGTGGTGGATGTCTGGTCGGGGAACCACCCGTTCTACCTCGGAAACCGGTCGGGTCTGCTGGTCGACGACGACCAGGTCGAGAAGTTCAGGAAGAAGTACGGCGGGCTGACCGAGATTATGGAGATTCCGGTGCTCAAAGGAGAGATTGTGCTGCCTTCTAGGAAGAAGGGGGCTTCTAAAGGCAAGAAAAAGTAA
- the LOC101292866 gene encoding glucose-1-phosphate adenylyltransferase large subunit, chloroplastic/amyloplastic-like translates to MDSCCATLKANALPVKVGGGLRNQSNGFWGERIKSRDSNTQLFKSVKSERKIKSGVVHSILTSPELNQDNVTFQAPLFETQKADPKNVASIILGGGAGTRLFPLTSRRAKPAVPIGGCYRLIDIPMSNCINSGIKKIFILTQFNSFSLNRHLARTYNFGDGMNFGDGFVEVLAATQTPGEAGKKWFQGTADAVRQFIWVFEDAKNKNVEHIVILSGDHLYRMNYLDFVQRHIDTNADITVSCIPMDETRASDYGLMKIDQSGRIVQFAEKPKGIDLEAMQVDTRVLGLSELDAMKNPYIASMGVYVFRTDVLLRLLRFSYPSSNDFGSEVIPAAVRDHNVQAYLFNDYWEDIGTIKSFFDANLALTEQPPKFEFNDPKTPFYTSPRFLPPTKVEKCRIMDAIISHGCFLRECSVQHSIVGVRSRLEYGAELKDTMMMGADYYQTEEEIASLLANGKVPVGVGENTKIWNCIIDKNAKIGRNVVITNGDGVEEAERPEDGFYIRSGITVVLKNATIKDGTII, encoded by the exons ATGGATTCTTGCTGTGCGACTCTGAAGGCTAATGCCCTTCCGGTTAAAGTCGGAGGAGGTCTTAGGAACCAAAGTAATGGCTTTTGGGGTGAGAGAATCAAAAGCAGAGATTCGAATACCCAATTGTTCAAAAGTGTGAAATCTGAAAGGAAGATCAAGTCTGGTGTGGTACACTCTATTCTTACTTCTCCTGAATTAAACCAAGACAATGTG ACTTTTCAGGCACCATTATTTGAGACTCAAAAAGCTGACCCCAAAAATGTTGCTTCTATCATTTTGGGTGGAGGTGCTGGAACTCGACTATTTCCACTCACCAGCAGAAGAGCCAAGCCAGCG GTTCCAATCGGAGGGTGTTACAGACTTATTGATATCCCAATGAGTAATTGCATTAATAGTGGCATCAAAAAGATATTTATACTAACACAATTCAACTCTTTCTCACTCAATCGTCACCTTGCTCGTACTTACAATTTTGGAGATGGTATGAATTTTGGAGATGGGTTTGTGGAG GTTTTGGCTGCCACACAAACACCTGGAGAAGCTGGGAAAAAATGGTTCCAAGGAACAGCTGATGCTGTAAGACAATTTATATGGGTATTTGAG GATGCTAAGAACAAAAATGTTGAGCATATAGTGATATTATCTGGCGATCACCTCTATCGGATGAACTATCTAGATTTTGTGCAG AGACATATTGACACAAATGCCGACATTACAGTTTCATGCATACCCATGGATGAGAC CCGTGCATCAGATTACGGGCTAATGAAAATTGACCAGTCCGGTCGTATAGTTCAATTTGCTGAGAAACCTAAAGGCATCGATCTAGAAGCAATG CAAGTTGATACCAGAGTACTAGGGCTTTCTGAGCTAGATGCTATGAAAAATCCTTATATCGCATCAATGGGTGTTTATGTGTTTAGAACTGATGTCCTTCTAAGACTATTAAGATTTAGCTACCCTTCTTCCAATGATTTTGGCTCTGAGGTTATTCCAGCAGCTGTGAGGGACCACAATGTCCAG GCATATTTGTTCAATGACTACTGGGAGGATATTGGAACTATAAAATCGTTTTTTGATGCCAACTTGGCCCTCACAGAGCAG CCTCCAAAGTTTGAGTTCAATGATCCAAAGACACCTTTCTACACCTCTCCTAGGTTCTTGCCACCTACTAAAGTTGAAAAATGCAGG ATTATGGATGCAATAATATCGCATGGTTGCTTCTTACGAGAATGCAGTGTTCAACACTCCATAGTTGGTGTGCGCTCACGATTGGAGTACGGTGCAGAACTGAAG GATACTATGATGATGGGTGCAGACTACTACCAAACCGAAGAGGAAATTGCATCTCTACTAGCTAATGGAAAGGTTCCAGTTGGTGTGGGAGAAAATACCAAAATCTG GAATTGCATAATCGACAAGAATGCCAAGATAGGAAGAAACGTGGTCATCACAAATGGTGAT GGAGTTGAAGAAGCAGAGAGACCGGAGGATGGGTTTTACATTAGGTCTGGAATCACAGTCGTACTGAAGAACGCTACCATTAAAGATGGAACTATCATATAA
- the LOC101292279 gene encoding defensin-like protein 19-like, protein MAKLLGYHLVYPILFLFIFLLLASTEMGMLEARICQRRSKTWTGLCANTGNCHRQCRNWEGAQRGACHAQFPGFACFCYFNC, encoded by the exons ATGGCTAAGCTACTTGGTTATCACCTTGTTTATCCCATCCTCTTCCTCTTCATCTTCCTCCTCCTTGCATCGACTG AGATGGGAATGCTGGAAGCAAGAATCTGTCAAAGGCGGAGTAAAACATGGACAGGGTTATGTGCGAACACCGGAAACTGCCATCGTCAGTGTAGGAACTGGGAAGGTGCTCAGCGTGGAGCTTGTCATGCTCAATTCCCAGGGTTCGCATGCTTCTGCTACTTCAATTGTTGA
- the LOC101293164 gene encoding mannan endo-1,4-beta-mannosidase 7-like, whose amino-acid sequence MKSCGLLFFALLLLQYHGVLVQQVEAEDDFVKTKGVQFMLNGTPYYANGFNAYWLMYMASDPSQRNLVSSAFQQASKNGLTIARTWAFNDGDYRALQYSPGSYNEQSFQGLDFVVSEARKYGIKLVLSLVNSYENFGGRKQYVEWARSQGHQSINSEDDFFTNSVVKGYYKNHIKTVLTRRNSLTGVAYKDEPTIMAWELMNEPRCTSDPSGRTIQAWITEMASYLKSIDGNHLLEAGLEGFYGESKQQTNPKDFQVGTDFIANNQIPGIDFATVHSYPDQWLTGSNYEDQVSFLSSWVNDHIQDAQNILHKPVLFAEFGRSLKESGYTTSQRDQIFNTLYSAIYSSARGGGAAVGGLFWQLLAEGMDSFQDGYGVVLSESSSTVGIIAEESQRLIKIRKMYARLRNIEKWKRARDIRRAQWWSGNKVKDTGN is encoded by the exons ATGAAGAGTTGTGGTCTGCTTTTCTTTGCTCTTCTGCTTCTTCAATATCATGGAGTTCTTGTCCAACAAGTAGAAGCAGAAGATGATTTTGTGAAAACCAAAGGAGTCCAGTTTATGCTCAATGGAACCCCCTATTATGCAAATGGGTTCAATGCTTACTGGTTAATGTACATGGCCTCTGATCCCTCTCAGAGAAACCTTGTTTCCTCTGCCTTTCAACAAGCTTCCAAAAATGGCCTCACGATTGCAAGAACTTGGGCTTTCAACGATGGTGATTACAGAGCCCTACAGTACTCTCCTGGCTCCTACAACGAGCAAAGTTTCCAG GGGTTGGATTTTGTGGTATCTGAGGCAAGGAAGTATGGGATAAAGTTGGTGCTGAGTTTGGTGAATAGCTATGAGAACTTCGGAGGCAGGAAACAGTATGTGGAATGGGCAAGAAGCCAAGGACACCAGTCTATAAATTCTGAGGATGATTTTTTTACCAACTCTGTTGTGAAAGGCTACTACAAAAATCATATCAAG ACTGTACTCACGAGAAGGAATAGTCTCACTGGTGTTGCTTACAAAGATGAACCAACTATAATGGCTTGGGAGCTGATGAATGAACCAAGATGCACTTCTGATCCGTCAGGAAGAACCATTCAG GCTTGGATTACAGAGATGGCATCTTACTTGAAATCTATTGATGGAAATCACTTGCTTGAAGCTGGACTTGAAGGCTTTTATGGAGAATCAAAGCAGCAAACTAATCCAAAAGACTTTCAAGTTGGAACAGATTTTATTGCAAACAATCAGATTCCTGGGATTGATTTTGCAACTGTTCACTCATACCCTGACCAATG GTTAACGGGGTCAAATTATGAAGATCAAGTCTCTTTCTTGAGCAGTTGGGTCAATGATCACATCCAAGATGCACAGAACATTCTTCATAAGCCAGTTCTCTTTGCTGAGTTTGGAAGGTCTTTGAAAGAGTCAGGCTATACCACCAGCCAACGTGACCAGATTTTCAACACTCTGTACTCGGCCATATACTCCTCAGCTAGGGGTGGAGGGGCAGCTGTTGGCGGCTTGTTCTGGCAACTTCTTGCTGAAGGAATGGACTCTTTTCAAGACGGGTATGGAGTAGTGTTGAGTGAGAGTTCCTCTACAGTTGGTATAATTGCCGAAGAGTCTCAGAGGCTTATCAAGATTCGGAAGATGTATGCCAGGCTGAGAAACATTGAGAAGTGGAAGAGAGCAAGGGATATCAGAAGGGCTCAATGGTGGTCTGGGAACAAGGTGAAAGATACAGGAAATTGA